AGGGCCAAGGTACCTGTGTCTCAGTGAGCATCAGCGACGTGGCCACCTCAAAACGCTTGGGTCTGGACAGATACTTGTTGAGCTTGAACTGGTtctccagctccaggagctgttGGCTGGTGAATGCTGTGCGGGGCCGACGGCACTTCCCCATCAAACCAGACTGCGGGGCAGCTGTAGAGCAGACAGTGGGTGGGGGTCAGGGGACAGCAGATTGGTAGGGGGACAACCCTTCAGCAAACTCAGGATGAGAAGGAAGGTGAATGTCTCCATCATCTCCCACCCCAATAATGGCTTTATTGCATGATAGAAACCAGTGAGATATGTTATCAGGCCTCGGTGTACAACTGGGATCAGTGCTGTGACTGaaattaattctctttttttattgctgGGCCGCACAGGTGGCAGCTCAACGGccatgggctgtgctggggctgtccGTGAGCTCCGCTATCTCACCTGCAGCCCTTGAAGGCAGAGCGGCGCTGAATCGGGAGGCAGCAGAACAAAGGGGCCTTTGAGAGTCCAGCATGGGGTGGCTGCCGCACTCTGTTTGATCCTTGCTTATCTGCTCTCCACTGGCTTTATTGTCCCCCTGGGGTTCAGCTTTTACTGCTTCTCCCAGAACCATAGTGGCAATCAAACCCAGGGGTTTGCAGCTGGGAATAaagtgctggagcagcagggaggggtgtCGGGGAGAATggggggaggtggtggtggtgggcaCTAATGCAAAAGGACCTTGGCACATCCCTGCTGACACATCTTGGGCAACAAGATCCTGGAGCATCCTGGCCCCAAAAGTGTGCCATGCTTGGCAAGGGCCACTCCAACTCACCCACTTTGCTGGGCATGGGGCACCATGCATGTTATCTCCCCCAGATTCCAGCTTTGATCCCAACCTGCCCATCTCCCAAGGTGTCCACCGAGCCCTTCACAAACACAGCGATGACGCATGAGGTAGGAATTTATGAAAGAGCTATTAAATGATCAAAACACAGGGTTGATCCCAAGTACCTGGATGCTGGGTCAAACAGAGAGAACACAGGGCTGGGCTAGGGCTGTGCAAACGCCTCATGGGAGCAGGATAGACACAACCCCTTCTTCTGCCTGTAGCCCCTCAGTGCCAGGAGACACAGTCTCTGGGACCCACCTTGTAGCCACTGGGCAGTTAACAAGGGACTGACTGAACAGAGACACACTGTGCCAATGATTCTGACATGATGCATTATTTTGCATATGAAACATATTCAAGGCTAAAACCAAATGAGAGGTTCAAAAGATTTCCAGGACAAATACAGATGAAAGACGTCTCAGCTCTACAGAGTTTGGCAGCCATCTGGGCTCTGACTGGCTGTGGACGCTTGGGCTGTATAAATCCTCCATGAAGACACGGGACCAAACAGGTCTACAAAGGCTTCCTCTGGCTAAGAAAATGAGGTGTTATAGGAACTAGCatctgcagggatggggcagcccaaGCTAACACCCTTTGCAGTTTCTTGGGGAGGGAAAGGCCAGAGATGCATCAGAGAGAACTGGAGGGGAAATTCATTGTGTTGGTGGGGGCACAACACAAAGCAGCCCCAGGCAGTGTCCAGCAGCCCAAGGACTCTGGGTGCCAGTGAGCCTCCTTTGCTGACAGAGACAGGAGGGTGGCTGGAGCATCTGGAACCCCAGAATCCCTCCCTGCAACGAGGTTCCACTGTGCAGTTTGGCTGTACCAGGCCAGGGAAGGGCCCCTCTAAGCAGTTCCTCTTTCTGAGCATGGTCGGTAGAGAGTGTTttggggaaagagaagggaagaggTTGTACCCTCTCAGCATCCAATAATCCAGGAGTTCTGTGCTTTCTGGAGCTGGAGGGTCCAGGAGTGAAGAGATATCATATTCCCAGTCTGAATTCCCCACTCCAAAGCAGAGAGCCCAGAGCTCAGCTCCTAGGGCATTGTGTCCTGGTTCCAGGGAGCACAGAAATCCTTCAGATCAACCTGAAAGGCTCCTCTGTGCCTCCTCTAGCAAGGTCATATGTGACCAGACTAAAACCAGATGCAGGAAGAGTAGAGGcacagcagtgcctcacagaaGAATCTCAATCCTAAAGGCAATGTAAGTTTGGTCTGTCCAGCTTCAGAGGAGCCTGGAAGGCAGCCTGCTTTGACACACCCTTTCAAGAGACTCACTTTTCCCCAGGTTAGCTGCTGAGGACTGCTTGGTCTAGCAGGGAAAAGAAGAACAGAAAGTTTGTCCAAAAGTCAAATAAATCCAAACAGGATATAGCCCAAATAACTACCAATCCAGGGGACTGATTTCTGGAGCAtggtcctgctgccagccctgatTTCTCCTTCTCTGTGTCCAATTCAGTTTCAGTGCAGTGTGTCCATTACAAATATTATATAGAGCCTGACTTCCTTAGAAACTCACCCTGCCTCCTGCCTCAgtgctgacaaaaaaaaaaaaaaaaaaaaaaaaaaaaaaaaaaaaaaaccacccaaaaccaaTCCTCAAACTCCTCTGTAGTGCTGTCATACAGTTTGAGCCACCACCAGTCCAGTGCCCAGCCTACAGAGTGTGGCTGGCCACCTAATCTGTGATCTCCTCTGACAACACATCCTTGAGCAGTTACAATTATCCATCACCACTGCTACTCACAGTGAGTTGTTCAAGAGTTGGCCTCCACACCAGGTGGAGTAAGCCCAAGCCAATACAGCTGACCTTCAGCCACCCACGGCAGCAGGTTTTCATGGACATGAATGATCAACATCTCTGGCATCAGTTCTGCTGTTACCTTTCCTAAAGGGCTCTAGCTCTTTTGTGTGGAGAGAGTATGGCAGAAGATGATCTGCAGATTCtcactgggaaaagaaaaaaggaaggaggtAGAAGCTGAGACTGCCAGCGTGCTCTGCTGAGTCCCATCCCTCCCTGTCCTGTGGCAGGCTGCCACATGGACAAAGAATCCTCCCAAGGGGTGCACCGCAAGCATGCCTCCCAGGGCTTACCTTCTCCAGTCAACTGAACTATGAACTCATCCCAATCACAATCAGCATCTCAGAAAGTATTACCCTTTGGGAAGGCTCTTCATCTTATCCAGCTCCTACCAGAAGATCAGTGACTGCCCCAATGTCACACCTTTGCTTGccaaaggatttattttctgctcAGCCATCTCCTCCAGCACTCCACCGAGGATCAGAGCTTGTCTCAACATCCCTTCAGCCTGGCAGGGCTTGGACCCTCTGATGGGTGCCTGGCATCTGACTGCAGTATCAGTAAATAAATTGCTTGGCCTGGAGCCAGGAATGCCCTCTGAGTCTGAGGCCAGGAGCTCCGCAAGGCAGCTGCCTCCTGGATAATTAGATAAAGCTTATAAAGCATTGTTGGTTTATTTGATACAGTTCCACCTACTTGATAACAAGGGTAATCCTAGGTTGATATTAACTCacttgtttttaatttggtttgttTAACTATAGTTCACTTAACTTTGTGGTCTGGCAGATAAAGGAGAGGAAATTAACACCCTGACTGCTTTAAGTGTTTCTCTGGATATCAGAGCTGGAAGAGAGGGAGGTAGTCTCAGCATCAGGGTCATCACCAGTGGCTTTTTTCTGACCAGCCAGCAGCCCTGGCCATTATCAGTAGGGCAGCATGTGTAAGGGCACTTGCTACCTCTGCAAGCCCCTTGCTTGCTCCACCATTAAACTTCAATTGCTGCTTGCCAGCTGTTTCCCAGCCCACATTTCCAGCTGACACCAGACCACTGTACACCTGGTGAGCCTTGGAAGGCATTGCTTTTTGAACAAGTTTGATAAGACTTATCCTGCCTGCTCTcctatcccagcacagcccctcagcaAGCTCTCTGCCATCATGGGTAGGATCTGATCTGGGCTCCAGGCCATCAAGTTAGTGAGTGGGTGATGCAAGGAAACGACGTGCAAGGAAAGCCTTCTAAGCACCGTGTCCTTTGGAGAGGatccttttctcttcctgagAGTCTATAGCTGTATGTCACTGCTCCCCACTTCTACAGCTCTCAGCTGCAGTGGGTCTCTGCACTGGCTCCCACCACTGCACCACATTTCCACACTGACAAACAAGGCAAATAAATCACATCTCCCAGAACAACAAATAGGCCTGGCACTCCAGTGCCAAATGTTACCCCTGGGTGGTTCAGGAGGTGCTCAAAGTCCCAGGACAGGGATCCAGGCTGGGGATAGCAGAACCTGGGCAGGCAGCATCCCTGCTTGCTGCAGCAAGGGCACGCCTGCTCCTGCACCCAGGCCTTCCACAGCCCTCTCAGTCCGCattgcagcagaggcagccaagCACTGCATGCGGCTCTGCACAGGGAGCTAGTGAGGGAGGCTCTCACCCTGCCTCACAGCAGGGCACTGCTCTCAGTGAgcccagcaccccagcccaGGCCAGGTCCCTGAGGGTACCAACTGCCTCAGACCGCCTCCCTGGCatccttcctccccacacacagGTGATAGCAGGGAGAATGTGTGCAATGGATACCCACAGAGCTTACAGTTCATGGGCTGTCTTGCTGCTTCCCCCTCCCTGACTGTCCCCAGGAGATCAAACTAAACCACACTTGCAAAACATTGCTACACATGCACCCAAAGAGGAATTtattcctggaattccctttAAATAAATCCCAAGGGTGATCGCTCCCTGTAATGATCCATAATATGTCCTAGAAGGCTTTCAGATTCCTCTCTTACAGCCATCtgtctgctgctcctgggagagTTAAAcatggctggcagcagcagcagccttgaCACTGGTACTTGGTCACTCTGGAAACTTCAGCCAGGCAGGtctgtccatctgtctgtcTAGGCTGGGTGGTGGGACAGGGACTCACACAAACTACAGGCAGCCCAGAAGCCCTCAGCCAGCAATGGAaggctcctgcccagcccaccaTCCTCCTCAGAGAGATGAGGATGGCCTGTGGAGGCAGCACATCCTAGGCAGGTGCCctttcctgtccctgtccctacAGCATGGCCAGCACACCGGGGCAATCTGAGCCCAGACACAGCCacagcatgcagctggagccaGTCCTGGTAAGTACAAGGAGAAGGCTTGCTGCAAATGACCCTGATTTCAGAGCTTCCGTGAGCCCACAAGAGCAAGGGCTGAAGACACCCTAGAGTACCCTAAGGTTACCAATGGACAGAAATAAGGATGTGAAGATGGATAAGGTTCTCTTCTGCACACCAGATGAATTGCTGAAGTATTTAAGACACTCTGGAGAGAAAGAATCCCCTCTGGGATCCTCAAAGGGCTCCCCGGAATTGGGAACAAACACCTTTTAGTAAGGACATGGATTGAGGCAGTGGTCATCCTGATTTAAAAATTTACAGTTTTGGCAGCTTTTGCTGCATCCTTGTTACACCTCAACGTGTCTACCCTGCTTTGGGATCTCCAGAACCCAGATAAGTAACACTTGGGtcagaaactgcttttttttccctctgaactTCCACAGGAGCCCTGCTCAGTGTTTCCCACAAGACCCTTTGACATTCTGGTCCAGCACATTCTGCAGAGCTCCCTTCACATGTTGTTCTCATGCTAATAATTTGGGATTTGTTTCCTTTCAGTGAAGTTTTGGATACAATCAGCTGAAAATCATATCCTGCTTTTGAGAGAGGAACGGGGCTGATGTACAAATATCTCTATGTTATCCCAGCCAAAAGCTGCACTCAGGGCTACAGGATCAGATGCAGTGGAGCATTCCCACTCAGGTGAAACACAACCCTGTATGAAGCTACCAGGATGCTGAGATACACCAACAGACCCAGACCCTTCAAATATAACATGGCctctgcagaggagcagaaagatgtaataaataataaagacTTCTAACTaatcaagatttattttttcttgtcttaGTGACATGTCTGAAGACTGCACATAACCCATAGCACTGGAGGCTTATTCTACACCTCTAGATTCACAGATGGACCCTACCTGAAGTCTAGGGAAAGCCAGGCAAAGGGAGACAGcgcaggggaaaaaatcagccTTGTTTCCCTTTAATCTGACCAGGAATAGTTTGAGGTAGGAGTAATACATGTGATTTTTCAAGTAGTTCTCTGTAAATTTTTGCACTGTTATTTATCCagccttttaaaattattattttgcaaATGGGCTTCCagatttttaggaatttttttacGCTCAGCTAACAAATCTGGATACTCTGACAGGGCTTTATTAACCAGTCACTCTTGGTTTAATGCCCATCTTTTCACTgaccagcacagggcagggtcCGGGTCGCACTGCCAGGGGTGCCAGACCCCAGCTGGCCTGAAGTCAACTCTTGTTCTGCCCGTGCCCTGCAGGACCCATCACAGCAGCGGCCCATTGCAGCAGCGCGGGATCCGGTGCCTGCCCGCAGCCCTGGTGGTGCCCACCGGGAGGGactggggcagggctgcagccgaGCACGCTGTCGGGCCGCCCGGCTCCCGCAGCTGCCGCCAGCAATGAACTCACCGGGCCCTCATCCCCACGAGGCGAGCAGGACCCGGAGCGCCGGCCCGGCCCTGCACGGGGCCCGATCCGGCCGCGCATCCAGCAGGACTGGGGCGAGTTCGTTCCCAGCCGCACCGGGAGGGATTTATTCGTTTCCCAGTGCAGGTTTTTGTCGCCGTTTCTTTCTTTTCGTTTCCTTCCCGCCCCGCAGGAGCCCAGGGAGCCCGCGGCGCCGTGCGGGGCCAGCAGCCTGGGTAGGCGCGGTTCGGCTCtgccggcggcggcgcgggcagTGCTTTTCGGGGCTGTTCCGGAACACCGGGCCGGCGGAAGGCGAGACTTTGCCCTTCGGATCTGTTCCCCAGGGCCTCACAGCCCTCGGAGGTCTGCGGAGGGCGAGTCATGTCCCCCCCCCAGCAGTGGGACACTTCacctccccaccccagccctACCGGGCTAGGAAGCGGGTCTGGGTACAGGGAGAGCCACGCATCGGGGTCAGCCCGGAGGGCTCAATGTCCCTGCGGGCTCCCGACCCGGACCACCGGAGGGCCTCGAACGGGTGGGGTCGGGAAACCTCAGTCCCGGGTTGTCGAAGGGACCGGCACCCCGATGTGCCGGCGGACGCTCCCGGGAGCTGGAAGGGCCCAGAGCCGCGTTCCGCCTGACGGGAGGGTCCGTCCCCGGGTCACTCACCATTGAAGTCGGAGAGCCTCGGCACCAGCATCCCGGCTCGGATCCAGTGCTCCAGCGGGAAGGAGCCGGCCACGGCCGCCTTCAGGTGCTCTGCGCCGGGCGGCGGCAGGTGCGGGATGCCGGTGTAGGCGAACGCGGGGTGCTGGCCCCCCAGGGTCGGGAGCGGGTACACGGCGGGAGGGTAGAGGGCCGGCAGGGCGCCGAGCCCGGGGCCAGAGAGATGCAGCAAGCCGGGCTTGGGGACGAAGCCGGCCGGGGCGAGGGGCGCAGCGGCCGGGGGTGCCCGCGGTGAGGGGGTGTCGGagcgcccggcggggccggggctcgacgcggggctcccggggctcaGCCCCGGCGGGGAGGCGCTCCGCGCCGGCTCTTCAGCCAGGAGCGCTTCGATGCGGAAGTTTTGGGACTTCTCCATGGGCTTGTGCATGGCCCTGTCCCGTGCGGAGCCGTCGAGCCCCCCGGTGCCCCACCgctcccctgccagggcacagcCCGGCCGGCCAGCCCGGGGCGAGCCCCGGCACCGGCGGGCATTCAcccgcggggccgcgccgcgctCAGCGGGGCTGCCCTCGAGGGCAGCCCTCCTCTCCGCTCCGCCTCCCGGGCACTCGCTCGCCCGACGGCGCTGGGGTGGGTTTTAACCCCCTCTCCACCTACCCCAGCTCCCCATTGGCTCCGCtccggcccccgccccgccgccctccccACCGGCCGCCCTCCTCCGGCTTCTGCAGCCCCCGGACACAGCCTTGGGTGCACGCCAGAGACTGACCCGGGCTTctctgccccttccccagcccctccatACCCAGAGGTCCCCCCAGCCGGCAGGACCCACCCAGGGCGCTGAGCCCATTATCCTGATCCAAAGCCCCATGGCAGGGAAGCAGACCTATGGTTGCAGCAACCATAGCAGCAGGAGATCTGGAGAGACTAGACAGACTTCAGCACATGTAGGCAAAGCCCTACTGGGCtccagtgctgccctggcaccGTGGAGCCCCCAGGCACTTGGAGGGCAGAGTGCTTGGCTGGGAGGGCAGGAGAGGCACTCACTCACCATCAAGGCTCCTCTGCATCCTGTGCACTGGGAtcacctgtgcccagctgtgctgtttCCCATTGCATTGCTGCAATCCAGAGAGATCAATAGACCTGAGCTGGACACACAAAGGATCGCCACTCACCATCACCCATATCTGGTCCAAGATGCCAACTCAGCAGGTGCACACAGGCAGATTGTTACTCCTTTGCCTGGTCTTACCTTTCCTAGGCAAGACACAGCTTAGAGAATAACACCTGGGAAGGATAGAGAGGAAAGCTTTATCTGGTCTGGGAATGGTGGGTaacaggagcagagctggtccAGATCCCCTGGCACTGGCCTTCAGGGCCAGGCAAAGTGCATGTGAGTGCTTTAGGAATCTCTGCCATTAAGGGTCTGCACCTGTGTGTCTCTGGTTCCAACTTTTTTGTGTCCTTCTGACACAGTGACACAAGCCTCTGATTTTTTGTGCCCTGTGATTTTTTGGGTCCCGCTCTTAGGAAGGGAAGTAAGGCAGCTGCTATTGCCCTGTCTAAATGTAATAATGGCTAAAGGAAATCCCCGTCCCTGTATTTCTTGTCCCTTCAGCATTTCCAGCGCTGCTCTATTCCCTGAGCAAGAGATGGGTCCACCCCACTGAATCCTGTCACAGAGGGGGCAAGCAGATGCccagagaaa
This is a stretch of genomic DNA from Anomalospiza imberbis isolate Cuckoo-Finch-1a 21T00152 chromosome 7, ASM3175350v1, whole genome shotgun sequence. It encodes these proteins:
- the LOC137477019 gene encoding LOW QUALITY PROTEIN: motor neuron and pancreas homeobox protein 1-like (The sequence of the model RefSeq protein was modified relative to this genomic sequence to represent the inferred CDS: inserted 1 base in 1 codon) — encoded protein: MPAGAGARPGLAGXGCALAGERWGTGGLDGSARDRAMHKPMEKSQNFRIEALLAEEPARSASPPGLSPGSPASSPGPAGRSDTPSPRAPPAAAPLAPAGFVPKPGLLHLSGPGLGALPALYPPAVYPLPTLGGQHPAFAYTGIPHLPPPGAEHLKAAVAGSFPLEHWIRAGMLVPRLSDFNAAPQSGLMGKCRRPRTAFTSQQLLELENQFKLNKYLSRPKRFEVATSLMLTETQVKIWFQNRRMKWKRSRKAKEQGAQLEAEKQRGLSKTCEKLLPSEPQGQAAKSPEFMGHSPDSGFLHCSTAELSYGPDSSCSGGEEEEEDEMGATERKIGSVL